A single Acidobacteriota bacterium DNA region contains:
- a CDS encoding tetratricopeptide repeat protein, which translates to MRGSALGLVLVAGLAAAQEEPPDAALQRALTEAENMLRRDEPQAAESWYREALLEGWLLLGDLHRAGGAPAEAETAYERALVSALEARRPLLALAELALERGDPEGAADHLRRLLARSSGDGRAVRLLARAFNASGQPEMAVQQLERAVEATPEDLETRFALASGYLRLERPEAAERLFRDVAEERPIPQTWILIGRTYRDYGEYGKAREALERAIEEKPRVPRARFYLGTVELLDRGRGAVEEAIDHFKEERRISPEDPVNHLYLGMVLVDARRFEEALASLEIAVESTSTRPNALHHLGRALLGLDRPGEAATALESAIALAEGRYGGSFNANQMESLHYQLALALRRTGDEARAMPHFEAAERFSVALARSSRDRMSNYLDGHGKEPSAGVVGLSVFSETPVSGLSPEVRAQLVRTARTTLARASFNLGVMATQARRFTRAAGHFEQAAWVDPGFPSVQYSLGVARFNAGQFDLATTPLSKALEGQPDNPALRRMLALAWLNAEVYERAAELLATDPSRAVDRSLQYAYGLALVRSGRTVEAQPIFDRLLAEHADWPELNVLLGQAAAQEGDFEAAVEHLERAIELRPDVAEAQATLGNIYLRQGRLEEAGAALRAELATHSADHQSRYVLATVLELDNQPQAALREVELVLGAEPDFADARYLRGKILLEDGRADEAAAQLLAAAELAPEDPNIRNQLGLAYQKLGDREKAREQFEIFQRLKGRSDQ; encoded by the coding sequence GTGCGCGGGTCTGCTCTCGGCCTGGTCCTGGTTGCAGGGCTGGCTGCGGCCCAGGAAGAGCCGCCCGACGCCGCCTTGCAGCGCGCCCTCACAGAGGCCGAGAACATGCTCCGCCGCGACGAGCCGCAGGCGGCCGAGAGCTGGTACCGCGAGGCGCTGCTCGAAGGCTGGCTGCTGCTCGGCGACCTGCACCGCGCCGGCGGCGCCCCGGCCGAGGCCGAGACCGCCTACGAACGGGCCCTGGTTTCGGCCCTCGAAGCCCGCCGCCCGCTGCTCGCCCTCGCCGAACTCGCGCTCGAGCGCGGCGATCCCGAAGGCGCGGCGGACCACCTCCGGCGCCTGCTCGCGCGCAGCTCGGGAGACGGTCGGGCCGTGCGCCTGCTCGCCCGGGCCTTCAACGCGAGCGGCCAGCCGGAGATGGCGGTGCAGCAGTTGGAGCGGGCCGTCGAGGCCACGCCGGAAGACCTCGAGACCCGCTTCGCCCTCGCCAGCGGTTACCTTCGCCTGGAGCGTCCGGAAGCCGCCGAGAGACTCTTCCGGGACGTGGCCGAGGAGCGTCCGATTCCGCAGACCTGGATTCTGATCGGAAGGACCTACCGCGACTACGGCGAGTACGGGAAGGCCCGCGAGGCGCTCGAACGCGCCATCGAGGAAAAACCGCGGGTGCCGCGGGCCCGCTTCTACCTTGGGACCGTGGAGTTGCTGGACCGGGGCCGGGGCGCCGTCGAGGAGGCCATCGACCACTTCAAGGAGGAACGCCGCATCTCGCCCGAGGATCCGGTGAACCACCTCTACCTGGGAATGGTCCTCGTCGATGCCCGGCGCTTCGAGGAGGCGCTGGCCTCCCTGGAGATCGCGGTGGAGTCGACGTCGACCCGGCCCAACGCCCTGCATCATCTGGGCCGGGCCCTGCTCGGACTCGACCGGCCGGGGGAAGCGGCGACCGCGCTCGAGAGCGCCATCGCTCTGGCGGAGGGCCGCTACGGCGGCTCGTTCAACGCGAACCAGATGGAGAGCCTCCACTATCAGCTCGCTTTGGCGCTGCGCCGCACGGGCGACGAGGCGCGGGCGATGCCTCACTTCGAGGCTGCCGAGCGCTTCTCGGTGGCCCTGGCCCGGAGTTCGCGCGACCGCATGTCGAACTACCTGGACGGGCATGGCAAGGAACCGTCGGCCGGGGTTGTCGGCCTGTCCGTCTTCAGCGAGACGCCGGTCTCCGGCCTTTCTCCGGAGGTGCGGGCGCAACTCGTTCGAACGGCGCGAACGACCCTGGCCCGGGCCTCGTTCAATCTCGGTGTCATGGCGACGCAGGCCCGGCGTTTCACCCGGGCCGCGGGTCATTTCGAGCAGGCCGCCTGGGTGGATCCGGGCTTCCCGAGCGTCCAGTACTCGCTGGGCGTCGCCCGGTTCAACGCCGGGCAGTTCGACCTGGCGACGACGCCCCTGTCGAAGGCGCTGGAGGGGCAGCCCGACAATCCGGCGCTGCGGCGGATGCTCGCCTTGGCCTGGCTCAACGCCGAGGTCTACGAACGCGCGGCTGAGCTGCTGGCCACCGATCCGTCCCGCGCCGTCGACCGTTCGCTCCAGTACGCCTACGGCCTGGCCCTGGTCCGTAGCGGTCGGACCGTCGAGGCGCAGCCGATCTTCGACCGCCTGCTCGCCGAGCACGCCGACTGGCCCGAACTCAACGTGCTGCTCGGCCAGGCGGCGGCGCAGGAAGGCGACTTCGAGGCGGCGGTGGAGCACCTCGAACGCGCCATCGAACTTCGGCCCGACGTCGCCGAGGCGCAGGCCACGCTCGGCAACATCTATCTCCGCCAGGGCCGCCTCGAGGAAGCCGGCGCCGCGCTGCGAGCCGAACTGGCCACCCATTCCGCCGACCACCAGTCGCGCTACGTTCTGGCCACCGTCCTCGAACTCGACAATCAGCCCCAGGCCGCGTTGCGCGAAGTGGAACTCGTGCTCGGCGCGGAACCCGACTTCGCCGACGCCCGCTACCTCCGCGGCAAGATCCTGCTGGAGGATGGCCGCGCCGACGAGGCAGCCGCCCAGTTGCTCGCGGCGGCGGAGCTGGCGCCTGAGGACCCCAATATCCGCAATCAGCTCGGTCTGGCGTACCAGAAGCTCGGCGACCGCGAGAAAGCGAGGGAGCAATTCGAGATCTTCCAGCGACTCAAGGGAAGGTCCGACCAGTGA
- a CDS encoding VWA domain-containing protein: MIAAAQAQDAEPPSFSEVVDVQLVNVEVWVSDNRGRPVTGLGPDDFEVREDGEPVTIDFFSEVTNAVSAGNVGEPGEPAPAAEPASTGGAAEPAHLVLYFDELHLGPASRKQAIEDLRAFLDEEKFPAERVLIFRQDRDLVTEAYFGSSREDLDAALERIAASPGMGGQSQQAKRLAIRRLNQLWQDARTLASAGSSRRNSAPAPCGTFVRQALPEVENAAHIGRDRIGATLDHLTTTVRFLAALPGVKTLLYISDSLERTPGSDLRDFITGLCPAGDRFRSMSPVAELSTGFHELTRHANANRVTVYSLQTSGLRSTFLSAAEQSSIDFQGANPFNSSVREAERDGMAVLADETGGRAIFNRNQFGDELEQIAGEMASYYSVAYRPPHGGDRGEHQIRVRVRGRNVQVRHRRGYRDKSSDQRMSEQLDGALYLGLVENPLGVRLGAGRVRAAGGGKRRLPLHVMVPAAQVAFLPFEDKEMARIRVEVASRHAQTSKVVRDEKTFLVEVPPDRDTRLLDLVFNIDIPDGLNLVAVGVRDDATRETAFVSTTLAVGEGARN, encoded by the coding sequence CGAAGTGCGCGAGGACGGCGAGCCGGTGACGATCGACTTCTTCAGTGAGGTCACAAATGCCGTGTCCGCCGGAAACGTCGGAGAGCCCGGCGAGCCGGCGCCCGCAGCGGAACCGGCCTCGACGGGCGGGGCGGCCGAACCCGCGCATCTCGTCCTCTACTTCGACGAACTCCATCTCGGCCCTGCCAGCCGCAAGCAGGCGATCGAGGATCTGCGCGCGTTCCTCGACGAGGAGAAGTTCCCCGCGGAACGCGTGCTCATCTTTCGGCAGGACCGCGACCTCGTGACCGAGGCCTACTTCGGCTCCAGCCGCGAGGACCTGGATGCGGCGCTCGAGCGCATCGCGGCCTCGCCGGGAATGGGTGGCCAGTCGCAGCAGGCGAAGCGGCTCGCGATACGGCGGTTGAACCAGCTCTGGCAGGACGCGAGGACGCTCGCTTCCGCGGGCAGCAGCCGCCGGAACTCGGCGCCGGCTCCCTGCGGAACGTTCGTCCGCCAGGCGCTGCCCGAGGTCGAGAACGCCGCCCACATCGGCCGCGACCGGATCGGCGCGACGCTCGATCACCTGACGACGACCGTCCGCTTCCTGGCGGCGCTGCCCGGCGTCAAGACGCTGCTCTACATCAGTGACTCCCTCGAACGGACTCCCGGCAGCGACCTGCGGGACTTCATCACTGGCCTGTGTCCCGCCGGCGACCGGTTCCGCTCCATGTCGCCGGTGGCGGAGCTGTCCACCGGTTTTCACGAGCTCACCCGCCACGCCAACGCGAACCGCGTGACGGTCTACTCGCTCCAGACCAGCGGCCTCCGCTCCACGTTCCTGAGCGCGGCGGAGCAGTCGTCGATCGACTTCCAGGGGGCGAATCCCTTCAACAGTTCGGTTCGTGAAGCCGAACGCGACGGCATGGCCGTTCTCGCCGACGAAACCGGCGGCCGCGCGATCTTCAACCGCAACCAGTTCGGGGACGAGCTCGAACAGATCGCCGGCGAGATGGCGAGTTACTACTCCGTCGCCTACCGACCGCCCCATGGCGGCGACCGCGGCGAACACCAGATCCGGGTGCGGGTGCGGGGCCGGAACGTGCAGGTGCGCCACCGCCGCGGCTATCGCGACAAGAGCTCCGACCAGCGAATGAGCGAGCAGCTCGACGGCGCGCTCTATCTCGGTCTCGTGGAGAATCCGCTCGGCGTGCGGCTGGGCGCTGGCCGCGTTCGCGCCGCCGGCGGCGGCAAGCGGCGACTGCCGCTCCACGTCATGGTGCCGGCCGCGCAAGTCGCCTTCCTGCCGTTCGAGGACAAGGAGATGGCGCGGATTAGGGTGGAGGTCGCCAGTCGCCACGCCCAGACCTCGAAGGTGGTCAGGGACGAGAAGACCTTCCTGGTGGAAGTGCCTCCGGATCGCGACACGCGCCTTCTCGACCTGGTCTTCAACATCGACATTCCGGACGGCCTGAACCTGGTCGCGGTAGGCGTTCGCGACGACGCCACGCGCGAGACCGCGTTCGTCTCGACCACCCTGGCCGTGGGCGAAGGGGCCCGGAACTGA